A region of Zootoca vivipara chromosome 15, rZooViv1.1, whole genome shotgun sequence DNA encodes the following proteins:
- the LOC118097249 gene encoding uroplakin-3b-like protein 1, which yields MWARPSGEGSQIGPGGIFLLKSPGGVFVCETHKEDGQPVGSMIFSGILLVMGIGIAAAKVSVGYTPRLTSKDLAGKITSSTFTLEQPRCVFNKFVSATEEIWLVVARSSAAESCAIPRSPEELPYQSFDNNSCYMTLGTAPANYPCPAEGSSELTVLRVGNEVDCKTDPTRPDCNGPLPEPGPYKVKFLAFNSGGPTAESRWSESITLIQGKDPETIDTSPGRRSAGMIAIATILSILCAILLAALIAALVYKYSDVCGSAEIVTVRDPATITRYTTHHIYDQPGRNL from the exons ATGTGGGCGAGGCCCAGTGGGGAAGGATCACAAATAGGGCCAGGAGGCATCTTTCTGCTCAAGTCTCCTGGTGGCGTTTTTGTGTGCGAGACCCACAAGGAGGACGGACAACCTGTGGGAAGCATGATTTTCTCTGGGATACTCTTGGTGATGGGAATTGGCATCGCAGCTGCAAAAG TGTCGGTAGGATATACGCCTCGCCTCACTTCCAAGGACCTGGCCGGGAAGATCACTTCCTCCACCTTCACTTTGGAACAACCCCGCTGCGTCTTCAACAAGTTTGTCAGTGCCACCGAAGAGATATGGCTGGTGGTCGCCCGCAGCAGCG CAGCAGAAAGCTGCGCCATCCCCAGATCCCCTGAGGAGCTGCCCTATCAATCGTTTGATAACAATTCCTGTTACATGACTTTGGGCACTGCCCCAGCAAACTACCCCTGCCCAGCGGAAGGAAGCAGCGAGCTCACTGTCTTGCGGGTGGGGAACGAAGTCGACTGCAAGACAGATCCCACCAGACCAGATTGCAACGGCCCCCTGCCTGAGCCAGGGCCCTACAA GGTGAAGTTTCTGGCCTTTAATTCTGGAGGCCCCACAGCAGAGTCGAGATGGTCGGAGTCCATCACGCTGATCCAAG GGAAGGATCCCGAGACGATTGACACATCCCCCGGGCGACGGAGCGCTGGAATGATTGCCATCGCCACGATCCTCTCCATCCTCTGTGCCATCCTGCTGGCTGCCCTCATTGCTGCCTTGGTCTATAAATA TTCGGACGTCTGCGGCAGCGCCGAGATTGTCACCGTGAGGGATCCAGCGACAATCACCCGCTACACCACCCACCATATATATGACCAGCCTGGCCGAAACTTGTGA